Proteins encoded within one genomic window of Thiothrix litoralis:
- a CDS encoding histidine triad nucleotide-binding protein has product MSNCLFCRIVAGEIPAKIAYEDEDVIAFHDLNPQAPLHVLVIPRKHIATINDIQPDDAALIGKLYLAAKQVAADAGYADDGYRVVMNCGADAGQSVFHIHLHVLAGRHLSWPPG; this is encoded by the coding sequence ATGAGTAACTGTTTATTCTGCCGTATTGTGGCAGGTGAAATCCCGGCGAAGATCGCTTACGAAGATGAGGACGTGATTGCGTTTCACGACCTTAACCCGCAAGCGCCGTTGCATGTGTTGGTGATTCCGCGCAAACACATTGCCACCATCAATGACATCCAGCCAGACGATGCAGCCTTGATTGGCAAATTGTATTTGGCAGCCAAACAAGTGGCGGCGGATGCGGGTTATGCAGATGACGGCTACCGTGTAGTGATGAATTGTGGCGCGGACGCGGGGCAAAGCGTGTTCCATATTCATTTGCATGTGCTGGCGGGGCGGCATTTGAGCTGGCCACCGGGCTAA
- the recR gene encoding recombination mediator RecR — translation MSESSLLKELVDALRCLPGVGSRTAQRMAFHLLENDRRSGERLAAVMARAMRDVRHCSRCRTLTEHETCRICANPARQPNLLCVVEHPSDVVAVEQATGYRGYYFVLGGRLSPLDGIGPEDIGLDVLEARLDEGEVQELILATNPTVEGEVTAHYISELAAKRNIPASRIAHGVPMGSELEYVDSGTLSHAFEGRRKY, via the coding sequence ATGAGCGAATCCTCGCTGCTGAAAGAATTGGTGGATGCCTTGCGCTGCCTGCCCGGTGTGGGTTCGCGCACCGCGCAGCGCATGGCCTTCCACTTGCTGGAAAATGACCGGCGTAGTGGCGAACGGCTCGCGGCTGTGATGGCGCGGGCGATGCGTGACGTGCGCCATTGCTCACGTTGCCGCACACTTACCGAGCATGAAACCTGCCGTATTTGCGCGAATCCTGCCCGGCAACCCAATTTGCTGTGCGTGGTGGAACACCCCTCTGACGTGGTGGCGGTGGAACAGGCGACCGGTTATCGCGGTTACTATTTCGTGCTGGGTGGGCGTTTGTCGCCGCTGGATGGCATTGGCCCGGAAGACATCGGGCTGGATGTGCTGGAAGCGCGGCTCGATGAAGGTGAGGTGCAGGAGTTGATTCTTGCCACCAACCCCACGGTAGAAGGCGAAGTCACCGCCCATTACATCAGCGAACTGGCGGCGAAACGCAATATTCCTGCCAGCCGCATTGCGCACGGTGTGCCGATGGGCAGCGAACTCGAATACGTTGACAGCGGCACGCTTTCCCACGCCTTTGAAGGACGGAGAAAATACTGA
- a CDS encoding YbaB/EbfC family nucleoid-associated protein, with protein sequence MMGKAGIGGLMKQAQKMQENMQKAQAEIAAMEVTGQSGGGLVSVVITGKHECKRITIDPSLFADDKDMIEDLVTAAFNDAVHKLEEESSERMAGVTAGMPMPPGFKMPF encoded by the coding sequence ATGATGGGTAAAGCTGGAATTGGCGGCCTGATGAAGCAGGCGCAAAAAATGCAGGAAAACATGCAGAAAGCGCAGGCAGAAATTGCTGCGATGGAAGTGACCGGGCAATCCGGTGGCGGCTTGGTCTCCGTGGTGATCACCGGCAAGCACGAATGCAAGCGCATCACGATTGACCCAAGCTTGTTTGCTGATGACAAAGACATGATCGAAGACTTGGTGACCGCCGCGTTTAACGATGCCGTTCACAAGCTCGAAGAGGAATCCAGCGAGCGCATGGCGGGCGTGACTGCCGGTATGCCGATGCCGCCTGGCTTCAAGATGCCATTCTAA
- the dnaX gene encoding DNA polymerase III subunit gamma/tau — protein sequence MSYQVLARKWRPQDFQQMVGQAHVLRALMNALDGDDGKQRLHHAYLFTGTRGVGKTTLARIFAKCLNCETGVTAKPCGECRSCREIAEGRHVDLIEVDAASRTKVEDTRDLLDNVQYAPTRGRFKIYLIDEVHMLSGHSFNALLKTLEEPPPHVKFLFATTDPQKLPVTILSRCLQFNLKRMPVDMISGYLATVLEQENIPFSESALRILARAADGSMRDALSLTDQAIVAGGGAVSEDDVQDMLGLLPHEHLIGLLQAVADDDGARMLAIVGQMAQLTTDFTAAADSFISLLHSIAVQQVVAADEADVDVAALAKLLSPADVQLYYQMALYGRRDLPLAPDPRGGFEMLLLRMLAFRLDDGTARQDSIPSAPAEKKKIVVEEFQPKKETPPNLPLSGEEPEPEEEVAVVAAPAPVPAPFPDKGRAGEGFLPPSAASTNDWHTLYPQLNLTGMALPLAQHCLLESVTDDQITLLLDESGSSLQSSTAEAQLAEALAKYYGRTLKLHFELATLSEETPEKRTLREGAEKQTAAEEAIRNDPFVQQLQETFGAVIVPGSIRPRTKGS from the coding sequence ATGAGTTATCAAGTACTTGCACGAAAATGGCGGCCTCAAGACTTCCAGCAAATGGTCGGTCAGGCGCACGTATTGCGAGCCTTGATGAATGCGCTGGACGGCGATGATGGCAAACAACGTTTGCATCATGCTTACCTGTTTACCGGCACGCGTGGGGTAGGCAAGACCACTCTGGCACGAATTTTCGCCAAATGCCTCAATTGTGAAACCGGTGTGACCGCCAAACCGTGCGGGGAATGCCGCAGTTGCCGCGAAATTGCTGAAGGCCGCCACGTTGATTTGATCGAAGTCGATGCCGCTTCACGCACCAAGGTCGAAGATACCCGCGATTTGCTGGACAATGTGCAATACGCGCCGACCCGTGGACGCTTCAAAATTTACCTGATTGACGAAGTGCACATGCTTTCCGGGCACAGTTTCAACGCCCTGTTGAAGACGCTGGAAGAGCCGCCGCCCCACGTCAAATTCCTGTTTGCGACCACTGACCCGCAGAAATTGCCGGTCACGATTCTGTCACGTTGCCTGCAATTCAATTTGAAACGGATGCCGGTTGACATGATCAGCGGCTATCTGGCGACGGTGCTGGAACAGGAAAATATCCCGTTCAGTGAAAGTGCCTTGCGTATTCTGGCGCGGGCAGCCGATGGCAGTATGCGTGATGCTCTGAGCCTGACCGATCAGGCGATTGTCGCCGGTGGTGGAGCCGTCAGCGAAGATGACGTGCAAGACATGCTCGGCCTGTTACCCCATGAACATTTGATCGGCTTGTTGCAGGCCGTGGCGGATGATGACGGGGCGCGGATGCTCGCCATCGTGGGGCAAATGGCGCAACTGACTACCGATTTTACGGCTGCCGCCGATAGTTTCATTTCCTTGTTGCACAGCATTGCGGTACAGCAAGTGGTGGCTGCCGATGAGGCGGATGTTGATGTGGCCGCGCTGGCAAAACTGTTATCACCGGCGGATGTGCAACTCTATTACCAGATGGCTTTGTATGGGCGGCGTGATTTGCCGTTAGCCCCAGACCCGCGTGGTGGCTTTGAAATGCTGCTGTTGCGGATGCTGGCGTTCCGGCTTGATGACGGGACTGCCCGTCAAGACTCGATACCCTCGGCACCGGCTGAGAAAAAAAAAATTGTAGTTGAAGAATTTCAACCTAAGAAAGAAACCCCTCCTAACCTCCCCTTATCAGGGGAGGAGCCGGAACCGGAAGAGGAAGTTGCCGTAGTAGCAGCACCCGCCCCTGTTCCTGCTCCCTTCCCTGATAAGGGGAGGGCTGGGGAGGGGTTTCTTCCGCCGTCCGCCGCTTCCACCAACGACTGGCACACCCTCTACCCCCAATTAAACCTCACCGGCATGGCCTTGCCCTTGGCGCAACATTGCCTGTTGGAAAGTGTGACGGATGACCAGATTACGTTGTTGCTGGACGAAAGCGGTTCCAGCCTGCAAAGCAGCACTGCCGAAGCCCAATTGGCTGAAGCGCTCGCTAAATATTACGGGCGTACACTGAAGCTCCATTTCGAGCTGGCGACCCTAAGCGAAGAAACCCCCGAAAAACGTACCCTGCGCGAAGGTGCTGAAAAGCAGACCGCCGCCGAAGAGGCGATTCGGAATGACCCTTTCGTGCAGCAATTGCAAGAAACTTTCGGGGCAGTGATTGTGCCGGGCAGTATCCGCCCGCGCACAAAGGGCAGTTAG
- a CDS encoding response regulator, giving the protein MIRKILIADDSNTERLHLTHILESAGFEVMAAQSGNEAKILAESQQPDLILLDIIMDDGDGYQACRAIKRNPITQAIPVIMVSSKSNPVDKQWAQKLGATDYIVKPYTEADVLQQIAKL; this is encoded by the coding sequence ATGATCCGCAAAATATTGATCGCAGATGATTCCAATACTGAACGCCTGCACCTGACTCACATTCTGGAATCAGCAGGCTTTGAAGTCATGGCGGCTCAATCTGGCAATGAAGCCAAAATACTGGCGGAGTCTCAACAGCCTGATCTCATTTTACTCGATATTATCATGGATGATGGGGATGGTTATCAGGCGTGTCGTGCCATCAAACGTAACCCCATAACCCAAGCCATTCCAGTGATCATGGTATCCAGCAAATCCAACCCGGTGGATAAACAATGGGCACAAAAACTGGGCGCTACTGACTACATCGTCAAGCCGTATACAGAGGCAGATGTACTGCAACAGATTGCCAAACTGTAG
- a CDS encoding chemotaxis protein CheW produces MQTSSGSVASRFYYRIGIHFILLEAEIRTEVLSEQVTYPLPFSPAWCAGLISLRGELYPIVDMHQVLQGQSFATTPQLLLIQHPRFPPIALTCDGYPRQLKLPAQDLDLQVGENLPGWIPHVLHHDSNTLLVADHGRLLRHLQRTQGS; encoded by the coding sequence GTGCAAACGTCATCCGGATCGGTAGCCAGCCGATTTTATTACCGTATCGGCATACATTTTATCCTGCTGGAAGCGGAGATCCGTACCGAAGTGCTGAGCGAGCAAGTGACTTACCCGCTACCCTTCTCCCCTGCATGGTGCGCTGGGCTTATCAGCTTACGAGGCGAATTATACCCTATTGTTGATATGCATCAGGTCTTGCAAGGCCAATCCTTCGCTACTACCCCACAGCTCTTGCTGATACAGCACCCACGCTTTCCCCCTATTGCCCTGACTTGCGACGGCTATCCGCGCCAGTTAAAGCTCCCTGCGCAAGATTTGGATTTGCAAGTGGGTGAAAATCTGCCGGGTTGGATTCCCCATGTCCTGCATCACGACAGCAATACCCTATTGGTTGCCGACCACGGCAGATTATTACGGCACTTACAGCGCACACAAGGAAGTTGA
- a CDS encoding ABC transporter substrate-binding protein, giving the protein MKNKNKHYAAIAGLLSLLCAPPATQAEDGVTDTEIVIGGVMDLDGRSSGLGLGMKEGIEAALQNQRVDGRKVRFLSANDSYTPDKAVAATQQLIEQKVLLFAGNVGTPTAKVVLPILEAQKIPAVGFFTGADLLRPGKGDIINFRASYVQETKAVIDAALQHGIKPTEVCAYVQNDAFGMAGVAAIREALQASEGMEATLKTLDSVMAAEGTEPARNQLGPVGVYTRNTFIARDGYDSLKAWEQKQGTSCKLVVTVGTYEAIARFIAYATNKAEPWIFSAVSFTGAEDFRKTLNKFNLHDRVIMTQVVPLPESDLPIVQEARTALGKDYGYVSQEGYIVGKLLLHGLRQLETDKKPITRANLLATFKGQQFDLGGLNMNFSHDNQGSDFVVMTQYSADKWRSLQNSAWQSWLDQKQKTTTTN; this is encoded by the coding sequence ATGAAAAACAAAAACAAACATTACGCCGCCATTGCCGGGTTATTGAGCCTGTTATGCGCCCCACCCGCAACCCAAGCTGAAGATGGCGTCACCGACACTGAGATCGTTATCGGCGGCGTCATGGATTTGGATGGTCGTTCCAGTGGCCTTGGGCTTGGTATGAAGGAGGGCATCGAAGCCGCCTTGCAGAACCAGCGCGTTGACGGGCGCAAGGTGCGTTTCCTGTCTGCCAATGATTCTTACACGCCCGATAAAGCCGTTGCCGCCACCCAGCAACTGATCGAGCAAAAAGTACTGTTGTTTGCAGGTAATGTCGGCACACCTACGGCAAAGGTCGTTCTCCCTATTCTCGAAGCACAAAAAATACCGGCGGTAGGTTTCTTCACGGGTGCTGACCTGTTACGCCCCGGCAAAGGTGACATCATCAATTTCCGCGCCAGCTATGTACAGGAGACCAAAGCCGTCATCGACGCAGCCTTGCAACATGGCATCAAGCCCACCGAAGTGTGTGCCTATGTGCAAAATGATGCTTTCGGCATGGCGGGGGTTGCTGCTATCCGCGAAGCCTTACAAGCCAGCGAAGGCATGGAAGCTACCCTGAAAACACTCGATAGTGTGATGGCAGCAGAAGGCACAGAGCCTGCCCGTAACCAACTGGGCCCGGTCGGGGTTTACACCCGCAACACCTTTATTGCCCGCGACGGCTATGACTCGCTGAAAGCTTGGGAACAAAAGCAAGGCACAAGCTGTAAACTGGTCGTCACCGTCGGCACTTATGAAGCCATTGCCCGCTTTATCGCTTACGCAACCAATAAAGCCGAACCCTGGATTTTCAGTGCCGTCTCGTTTACCGGGGCAGAGGACTTCCGCAAAACCTTGAATAAATTTAATCTCCATGATCGAGTGATCATGACGCAAGTGGTGCCGCTACCCGAAAGTGACTTACCCATTGTGCAAGAAGCTCGCACCGCACTGGGAAAAGATTACGGCTATGTTTCACAGGAAGGTTATATTGTCGGTAAACTCCTGCTACATGGCCTACGCCAATTGGAAACAGACAAAAAACCCATCACTCGTGCTAATCTATTAGCCACTTTTAAAGGCCAACAGTTCGATCTTGGTGGCTTGAACATGAATTTCAGCCATGATAACCAAGGTTCTGACTTTGTGGTGATGACCCAGTATTCAGCAGACAAATGGCGGTCGTTACAAAATTCGGCTTGGCAAAGCTGGCTTGACCAAAAACAAAAAACGACCACAACCAATTAA